A stretch of the Diadema setosum chromosome 16, eeDiaSeto1, whole genome shotgun sequence genome encodes the following:
- the LOC140239761 gene encoding uncharacterized protein, with protein MTMSWKCTILTLLSYCAILQGAIIGPVIEQCGDSPLPPAAVCSLKASRRKSKVDLDCRLGGFTGNASLIWSSSEKPTIPSHRHTNQLPDGSLVLVATISVDAKEEFEQTLTCSAEGDDIAGYPSATVTILAMKAGLSTGVWVFIALLAVIIVVAISMVVTLVVLRIRSKLRRPRARSHEAIPLVGFDQRRQSIRKEMQDYDGGNVNIKIYGRRGSGKSALINSMNFALSGVYSNLANEGDSSPEEDAAEEPRHSKLTEYITLIEHRAMADYSDLDLTGNTANGGVGALRTHQDETNVVIVVCNYPSTFKDEDQVLSIRKVVDKLRKIYVCLPMIVLTHKDVCQDTANLKSDLKLATEGQLWEFENYTELAHTEDVERDLQFLQLLSASVESFEQTRVQH; from the exons ATGACTATGAGTTGGAAGTGTACGATTTTGACGTTGCTCAGCTATTGCGCAATTTTACAAG GGGCTATCATAGGACCAGTCATCGAGCAGTGCGGGGACTCCCCGCTTCCTCCCGCTGCGGTCTGCTCTCTCAAAGCGTCCCGACGAAAATCCAAGGTGGATTTAGATTGCCGCCTAGGTGGATTCACGGGGAATGCTTCCCTAATTTGGAGTTCGTCCGAGAAGCCCACCATACCTAGTCATCGACACACGAACCAGCTCCCTGATGGCTCCCTCGTGCTCGTAGCTACCATAAGCGTGGACGCCAAGGAGGAGTTCGAACAGACATTAACCTGCTCCGCAGAAGGTGACGATATTGCGGGATACCCCTCTGCGACAGTCACGATCCTTGCAATGAAAG CTGGTCTATCGACGGGTGTATGGGTCTTCATTGCCTTGCTCGccgtcatcatcgtcgtcgcCATCTCGATGGTCGTCACGCTGGTGGTGCTCAGAATTCGCAGCAAGCTCCGCCGACCACGAGCCAGGAGTCACGAAGCCATACCGCTGG TTGGTTTTGATCAAAGGCGACAGTCAATTAGAAAAGAAATGCAGGATTACGACGGTGGCAACGTCAACATCAAGATTTATGGTCGTCGAGGTTCCGGGAAATCGGCATTGATTAACTCGATGAACTTCGCGTTATCAG GTGTCTACAGTAATCTGGCAAATGAAGGAGATAGTAGTCCTGAAGAAGATGCCGCCGAAGAACCACGCCACAGCAAACTCACAGAATACATCACGCTTATTGAGCATCGTGCGATGGCGGACTACTCAGACTTGGATTTGACTGGCAATACGGCAAATG GCGGTGTCGGCGCCCTACGTACACATCAAGATGAGACAAACGTAGTGATCGTTGTCTGCAATTACCC GTCCACATTCAAAGATGAGGATCAGGTACTTTCTATTCGAAAAGTGGTGGACAAACTGCGTAAAATTTACG TGTGCCTTCCGATGATTGTGCTAACTCACAAAGATGTTTGCCAAGACACAGCGAATCTCAAATCCGACCTCAAATTAGCAACGGAAGGACAGCTCTGGGAATTCGAGAATTACACAGAATTAGCCCACACGGAAGACGTCGAGAGGGACCTTCAATTCTTACAACTCCTTTCGGCGTCTGTGGAGTCCTTTGAACAGACACGGGTCCAACACTAG